The Equus asinus isolate D_3611 breed Donkey chromosome 15, EquAss-T2T_v2, whole genome shotgun sequence genome includes a window with the following:
- the LOC106827912 gene encoding signal-regulatory protein beta-1-like isoform X1, protein MPVPASWPHRPPPCLLLTLLLGLTGVAGEELQVNQPDKSVSVAAGETATLRCTMTSLNPEGPVQWFRGKGPGRKLIYNFKGGPFPRVTTVSDHTKKNNRNFSIRIRNITPADTGIYYCVKFQKGKLDKDFKSGQGTQLTVREMPAAPVLSGPTARAPPKQTGSFTCESHGFSPRNITLKWFKNGNELPDSQTNVDPEGDSVSYSVSSTAQVLLAPGDVRSQVICEVAHVTLQGAPPLRGTANLSETIRVPPTLEVSQHSMAGNLVNVTCQANKFYPPRLKLTWLENGNVTRTETASTLIENKDGTFNWTSWLLVNSSTHREDVVLTCQVERDGQPAISKQHMLKASAHQKEQDTGGTPGEPSTPTDLSTSPLVVFLLGPKVLLAIVVSAIYVHRKRRA, encoded by the exons ATGCCcgtccctgcctcctggccccacCGCCCTCCTCCTTGCCTGCTGCTGACTCTGCTGCTTGGACTCACAG GAGTGGCAGGTGAGGAGCTGCAGGTGAATCAGCCTGACAAGTCAGTGTCGGTCGCAGCTGGAGAGACGGCCACTCTGCGCTGCACTATGACCTCCCTGAACCCCGAGGGGCCCGTCCAGTGGTTCAGGGGGAAAGGGCCAGGCCGGAAGTTAATCTACAATTTCAAAGGAGGCCCCTTCCCCCGAGTGACAACTGTTTCAGACcacacaaagaaaaacaacaggaaCTTTTCCATCCGCATCAGAAACATCACCCCAGCAGACACTGGTATCTACTACTGTGTGAAGTTCCAGAAAGGGAAACTTGACAAGGATTTTAAGTCTGGACAAGGCACCCAGCTCACCGTGA GAGAAATGCCAGCTGCCCC cgTGCTTTCAGGCCCCACGGCGAGGGCCCCGCCCAAGCAGACAGGGAGCTTCACCTGCGAGTCCCACGGCTTCTCCCCCAGAAACATCACCCTGAAATGGTTCAAAAATGGCAATGAGCTCCCAGACTCCCAGACCAATGTGGACCCAGAAGGAGACAGCGTGTCCTACAGCGTCTCCAGCACAGCCCAGGTGCTGCTGGCCCCGGGGGATGTTCGCTCCCAGGTCATCTGCGAGGTGGCCCACGTCACCCTGCAGGGGGCCCCTCCTCTTCGTGGGACGGCCAACTTGTCTGAGACCATCCGAG TTCCACCCACCTTGGAGGTTTCCCAACACTCCATGGCAGGGAACCTGGTGAACGTCACCTGCCAGGCGAACAAGTTCTACCCTCCGCGCCTAAAGCTGACCTGGTTGGAGAACGGAAACGTGACCCGAACAGAAACAGCCTCAACCCTCATAGAGAACAAGGATGGGACGTTTAACTGGACAAGCTGGCTGCTGGTGAACTCATCTACCCACAGGGAGGATGTGGTGCTCACCTGCCAGGTGGAGCGTGACGGACAGCCGGCAATCAGCAAACAGCATATGCTGAAGGCCTCTGCCCACCAGAAGGAGCAGGACACAGGTGGAACCCCTGGTGAGCCCTCCACTCCTACTGAC CTGTCTACTTCCCCTCTGGTTGTCTTCCTTCTAGGCCCAAAGGTGCTGCTGGCCATCGTGGTCTCTGCTATCTATGTCCACAGGAAGCGGAGGGCCTGA
- the LOC106827912 gene encoding signal-regulatory protein beta-1-like isoform X2, with protein sequence MPVPASWPHRPPPCLLLTLLLGLTGVAGEELQVNQPDKSVSVAAGETATLRCTMTSLNPEGPVQWFRGKGPGRKLIYNFKGGPFPRVTTVSDHTKKNNRNFSIRIRNITPADTGIYYCVKFQKGKLDKDFKSGQGTQLTVREMPAAPVLSGPTARAPPKQTGSFTCESHGFSPRNITLKWFKNGNELPDSQTNVDPEGDSVSYSVSSTAQVLLAPGDVRSQVICEVAHVTLQGAPPLRGTANLSETIRVPPTLEVSQHSMAGNLVNVTCQANKFYPPRLKLTWLENGNVTRTETASTLIENKDGTFNWTSWLLVNSSTHREDVVLTCQVERDGQPAISKQHMLKASAHQKEQDTGGTPESALLSTSPLVVFLLGPKVLLAIVVSAIYVHRKRRA encoded by the exons ATGCCcgtccctgcctcctggccccacCGCCCTCCTCCTTGCCTGCTGCTGACTCTGCTGCTTGGACTCACAG GAGTGGCAGGTGAGGAGCTGCAGGTGAATCAGCCTGACAAGTCAGTGTCGGTCGCAGCTGGAGAGACGGCCACTCTGCGCTGCACTATGACCTCCCTGAACCCCGAGGGGCCCGTCCAGTGGTTCAGGGGGAAAGGGCCAGGCCGGAAGTTAATCTACAATTTCAAAGGAGGCCCCTTCCCCCGAGTGACAACTGTTTCAGACcacacaaagaaaaacaacaggaaCTTTTCCATCCGCATCAGAAACATCACCCCAGCAGACACTGGTATCTACTACTGTGTGAAGTTCCAGAAAGGGAAACTTGACAAGGATTTTAAGTCTGGACAAGGCACCCAGCTCACCGTGA GAGAAATGCCAGCTGCCCC cgTGCTTTCAGGCCCCACGGCGAGGGCCCCGCCCAAGCAGACAGGGAGCTTCACCTGCGAGTCCCACGGCTTCTCCCCCAGAAACATCACCCTGAAATGGTTCAAAAATGGCAATGAGCTCCCAGACTCCCAGACCAATGTGGACCCAGAAGGAGACAGCGTGTCCTACAGCGTCTCCAGCACAGCCCAGGTGCTGCTGGCCCCGGGGGATGTTCGCTCCCAGGTCATCTGCGAGGTGGCCCACGTCACCCTGCAGGGGGCCCCTCCTCTTCGTGGGACGGCCAACTTGTCTGAGACCATCCGAG TTCCACCCACCTTGGAGGTTTCCCAACACTCCATGGCAGGGAACCTGGTGAACGTCACCTGCCAGGCGAACAAGTTCTACCCTCCGCGCCTAAAGCTGACCTGGTTGGAGAACGGAAACGTGACCCGAACAGAAACAGCCTCAACCCTCATAGAGAACAAGGATGGGACGTTTAACTGGACAAGCTGGCTGCTGGTGAACTCATCTACCCACAGGGAGGATGTGGTGCTCACCTGCCAGGTGGAGCGTGACGGACAGCCGGCAATCAGCAAACAGCATATGCTGAAGGCCTCTGCCCACCAGAAGGAGCAGGACACAGGTGGAACCCCTG AGTCAGCGCTG CTGTCTACTTCCCCTCTGGTTGTCTTCCTTCTAGGCCCAAAGGTGCTGCTGGCCATCGTGGTCTCTGCTATCTATGTCCACAGGAAGCGGAGGGCCTGA